In Fusarium musae strain F31 chromosome 7, whole genome shotgun sequence, a single window of DNA contains:
- a CDS encoding hypothetical protein (EggNog:ENOG41~SMCOG1034:cytochrome P450~antiSMASH:Cluster_7.1) yields the protein MLSTTASNIQGYLPSTEALWLGLIVLSVLLSYAWLLYPLLHGRFHHIPGPWYCKISSLPLAFYDISCCRNEVILSWHRKHGPVIVIAPNEVSVADLEGTRDVYKATGRWAKSSYFDHFQGYGMRSVFATKPYEEHRKKRKYTSAFYQASTIYTVPEIEQHIKARSLAFLNQVGAGQAVDVYSLTSWFAFDNITFLVLGPEYSTCSVDQLCPERGILAGLKSQQFFGPFRHRYPQLYKFVSRILQTLSSSFYYLSADDALALWCQQQFYTVAQDPCLSKSHSLVRHLLETEEIEADEGPAYLQYIAAEVLDNINAAEATVAVTATYLIWTLTQVPHWQQKIRRELSVLPRMDNGSLSFSDIDSQVPSLEACLREVYRLYPASSGRAERIVPHGGRDLSGVFLPQGTIVTSSLLALHYDPQVYPDPSSFSPERWLEGDEKSQKLSDRYLMPFGYGGRLCLGKALATMELKMLIASLYLEHESLPTTMTNAGTMKQCSTHDAVPKGLRCVVQFRKTEPSN from the coding sequence ATGCTCTCTACAACAGCCTCCAACATCCAGGGCTACCTCCCGTCCACGGAGGCTCTTTGGCTTGGTCTCATCGTCCTATCAGTCCTTCTTTCTTATGCATGGCTATTGTATCCCCTTCTCCACGGGCGTTTTCATCACATCCCTGGGCCCTGGTACTGCAAGATTTCAAGTCTCCCTCTCGCCTTTTACGACATATCATGCTGTCGAAATGAAGTTATCCTTAGCTGGCACAGGAAGCACGGGCCTGTCATCGTAATCGCCCCCAATGAAGTGTCAGTGGCAGACCTAGAGGGCACCAGGGATGTCTACAAGGCGACGGGCCGCTGGGCCAAGAGCAGCTACTTTGATCATTTCCAAGGCTATGGGATGCGATCAGTCTTTGCAACAAAGCCATACGAAGAACATCGGAAGAAACGCAAGTATACCTCAGCGTTTTATCAAGCATCAACCATATACACAGTACCAGAAATTGAGCAGCATATCAAGGCCCGCTCTCTGGCATTTCTAAACCAGGTCGGAGCTGGTCAGGCTGTTGACGTCTACAGCTTGACATCTTGGTTTGCATTTGATAACATAACCTTTCTGGTTCTCGGCCCTGAGTACTCTACTTGCTCTGTAGACCAACTATGTCCAGAGCGTGGCATTCTTGCAGGGTTAAAGTCTCAGCAATTCTTCGGTCCCTTTCGCCACCGATATCCTCAGCTTTACAAATTTGTCTCTCGGATACTGCAAACATTGAGCTCAAGTTTCTACTATCTCTCAGCTGACGATGCCTTGGCCCTTTGGTGCCAACAGCAGTTTTATACAGTGGCGCAGGACCCTTGCTTATCTAAGTCTCACTCTCTAGTTCGGCATCTCTTGGAGACAGAGGAGATTGAGGCCGATGAAGGACCGGCTTATCTCCAGTACATAGCAGCTGAggttcttgacaacatcaacgCTGCTGAAGCCACTGTGGCAGTAACTGCTACATACCTGATCTGGACTCTGACCCAAGTACCGCACTGGCAACAAAAAATACGCAGAGAACTCTCTGTATTGCCCAGAATGGATAATGGTAGCCTGTCGTTTTCCGATATTGACAGCCAGGTTCCGTCATTAGAGGCCTGTCTACGGGAAGTCTATCGTCTCTATCCAGCCTCTAGTGGCAGGGCCGAGCGCATCGTACCGCATGGAGGGCGTGACTTGTCCGGAGTCTTCCTCCCACAAGGCACGATCGTCACATCGTCTCTTTTGGCTTTGCACTATGACCCGCAGGTTTACCCTGACCCCTCAAGCTTTTCTCCTGAACGGTGGCTCGAGGGTGATGAGAAATCGCAAAAGCTTAGTGACAGATACCTGATGCCTTTTGGCTATGGTGGAAGGCTCTGTCTAGGAAAAGCTCTGGCTACCATGGAACTGAAGATGCTTATAGCCAGCCTATACCTTGAGCATGAGAGTTTGCCAACCACAATGACGAATGCTGGAACTATGAAGCAGTGCAGTACACACGATGCGGTGCCAAAAGGATTGAGATGTGTAGTTCAATTTCGGAAGACGGAACCTTCTAATTGA
- a CDS encoding putative NRPS-like protein biosynthetic cluster (antiSMASH:Cluster_7.1) encodes MVGHSDGASQIPSQDLDQVWEWNQSVPEEICRCVHDIFQERALLQPSAPAICAWDGELTYGELDRLADGLASHLIALGVSHGAIIPLFFEKSMWTTVSILAVLKAGAAFVVLDPSIPEQRLRTILSQTQAQLVVTSMANEALSQQFAPQVVALGPHVIQELKEKEYRKPDELPTPSSTMYLVFTSGSTGTPKGTILTHKNLASALHHQQSSLKITAETRMYDFCSYSFDVFVCNTFATLSVGGCLCVPNELDRQNRLAASIASLKANTIDLTPSVSRILSPEQVPGLEQIIFGGEVLRIEDVIPWWEKVRIVSLYGPCECTPNSTINSTPASPAEATSMGRGIGLNTWIAQADDHDVLVSLGSVGELLLEGPLLGSGYLNDAAKTAMAFIENPKWLSQGSSKYPGRSGRLYKTGDLVKYTADGSLLFISRKDEQVKIRGQRVELGEIEHAIRSHQHVKDAIAILAHEENQDPWIAGFFTLQDDSQTVSQRREANGNDRNMQHTDGWEQRFNDDYLSLVSMKPESIGRDFQGWTSMYDGSDIDKGEMNEWLDDTIASIRNGKPSCHVLEIGTGSGMILFNLLDGLESYTGLEPSGRAVDFVSNTAKSVPAAAGKVTMIKCTAAELRRFSRTLSPSLVILNSVIQYFPDQAYLLNAIQELVQLKGVKTIFFGDVRSLALHDEFLAARACHVTGGKAPKHEFRRVMDDMRQAEAELLVDPGFFTQLLGTVDKIEHVEILPKRMRASNELSTYRYEAVIHVKAEGQPSRVIHDVDGIQWIDFQAENLSRESLLSLVHRGIATSSCIGVSNIRHSKSSFASHIVSCLVDQGGEASDDDADWLTMSRKSSEKQASMSAVDLVDLAEQAGCRVDLSWARQFSQRGGIDAIFHKHQPAKGENRVMFRFPTDHQNREIAALCSQPLLRQVRQEIQKELDLILRARLPAYMVPRTITVLDKIPLNDNGKVDRRALRAIMASQAAGRELATQPVSQAEGQIRDIWGEVLGIEPATIAPSDSFFKIGGNSITAMKLVGLARKAGVELSVRHLLQHPRLQDLVRAVA; translated from the coding sequence ATGGTTGGACACTCTGACGGCGCCAGTCAAATACCCTCACAGGACTTGGATCAAGTCTGGGAATGGAATCAAAGTGTACCCGAGGAAATCTGTCGTTGCGTTCACGACATATTTCAGGAGCGTGCACTGCTGCAACCCTCAGCACCAGCTATATGCGCCTGGGATGGTGAATTGACCTACGGCGAACTTGACCGTCTTGCTGATGGCCTGGCAAGTCACCTGATTGCACTTGGTGTATCTCACGGTGCAATCATTCCGCTGTTTTTTGAAAAGTCAATGTGGACAACTGTGTCCATCTTGGCAGTACTCAAGGCCGGTGCGGcttttgttgttcttgatcctTCGATCCCAGAGCAGCGTTTGAGGACTATCCTCAGCCAAACCCAAGCTCAGCTGGTTGTTACCTCGATGGCGAACGAGGCCTTGAGCCAGCAATTTGCACCGCAAGTTGTTGCTCTCGGCCCTCATGTGATTCAGGAACTGAAGGAAAAGGAATATCGAAAGCCGGATGAACTTCCAACCCCGTCATCCACCATGTATCTGGTGTTTACCTCTGGGTCTACCGGAACCCCGAAGGGTACGATCCTGACACATAAGAATCTCGCATcggctcttcatcaccagcagAGTAGCCTCAAGATTACTGCCGAGACAAGGATGTACGACTTTTGCTCATACAGTTTTGATGTGTTTGTATGCAATACATTTGCTACACTATCAGTCGGTGGGTGCCTTTGCGTTCCAAATGAGCTGGATCGGCAGAACAGGCTGGCGGCGAGCATTGCCTCACTCAAAGCCAACACCATTGATCTCACACCATCCGTATCTCGGATTCTGAGCCCGGAGCAGGTTCCTGGTCTTGAGCAGATCATATTTGGTGGTGAGGTACTGCGCATCGAGGATGTGATTCCTTGGTGGGAGAAGGTACGGATCGTGAGCTTGTATGGGCCTTGCGAATGCACCCCAAACAGTACGATCAATTCCACCCCAGCAAGCCCCGCGGAAGCTACCTCAATGGGCAGAGGGATTGGGCTGAATACATGGATCGCACAGGCCGACGATCATGATGTTCTGGTCTCGCTGGGGAGTGTTGGTGAACTTCTACTTGAAGGCCCTCTCCTAGGCTCGGGCTATCTGAATGATGCCGCAAAGACCGCGATGGCCTTCATTGAAAACCCTAAATGGTTATCGCAGGGTTCTTCCAAGTACCCGGGCCGCAGTGGACGTCTTTACAAAACTGGTGATCTAGTGAAATACACTGCAGATGGTAGTTTGCTCTTCATCAGCCGCAAAGACGAACAGGTCAAGATCAGAGGTCAGCGCGTTGAGCTCGGCGAGATCGAGCACGCCATCCGCAGCCATCAGCACGTCAAAGATGCCATTGCCATCTTGGCACACGAAGAGAATCAAGATCCTTGGATTGCCGGATTCTTTACACTCCAGGACGACAGCCAGACTGTGTCGCAGCGGCGAGAAGCAAATGGCAATGACAGAAACATGCAACACACAGACGGATGGGAACAGCGCTTCAACGACGACTACCTGAGTCTCGTGTCAATGAAACCCGAGTCCATCGGACGTGACTTTCAGGGCTGGACTTCCATGTATGACGGGAGCGATATTGATAAAGGAGAGATGAATGAGTGGTTGGACGATACCATCGCATCAATTCGCAATGGAAAGCCATCTTGCCACGTTCTCGAGATTGGAACAGGCTCTGGAATGATCCTGTTCAATCTCCTCGACGGGCTTGAGAGCTATACTGGCCTTGAACCTTCAGGACGGGCAGTAGATTTTGTCTCCAATACCGCCAAGTCagtgccagcagcagcaggcaaAGTCACCATGATCAAGTGTACGGCAGCCGAGCTCAGGCGGTTTAGTCGTACCCTGTCTCCAAGCCTCGTGATCTTGAACTCGGTCATACAGTACTTTCCTGACCAAGCCTACTTGCTCAACGCGATACAAGAGCTGGTGCAGCTGAAGGGAGTAAAGACGATTTTCTTTGGTGATGTTCGCTCATTGGCCCTTCACGACGAGTTTTTGGCGGCGAGGGCATGCCACGTCACAGGTGGAAAAGCTCCCAAGCACGAGTTTCGTCGCGTAATGGACGACATGAGACAAGCTGAAGCAGAGCTACTGGTCGATCCAGGGTTTTTTACTCAGCTACTGGGTACTGTGGACAAGATCGAACATGTCGAGATTCTGCCAAAGCGGATGCGTGCCTCCAATGAACTGAGCACCTATCGGTACGAAGCCGTCATCCACGTCAAGGCTGAAGGCCAGCCCAGTCGGGTAATTCACGATGTTGACGGGATTCAGTGGATCGACTTCCAGGCTGAGAATCTTAGCAGGGAATCATTGCTTAGCCTCGTGCATCGTGGAATCGCCACTTCATCATGCATTGGAGTGAGCAATATTCGCCACAGTAAATCAAGTTTCGCGAGCCATATTGTTTCGTGCCTTGTCGACCAAGGGGGAGAAgctagtgatgatgatgcagactGGCTTACTATGTCTCGGAAGTCTTCCGAAAAGCAAGCTTCTATGTCGGCTGTTGATCTAGTCGATTTAGCTGAGCAAGCAGGCTGTCGTGTGGACCTCAGCTGGGCTCGCCAATTTTCTCAGCGCGGCGGCATTGACGCCATCTTCCACAAGCATCAGCCAGCCAAGGGAGAGAACCGGGTCATGTTTAGGTTCCCCACTGATCACCAGAATCGAGAGATTGCCGCTCTCTGCAGCCAACCACTGCTGCGCCAGGTGAGACAGGAGATCCAAAAAGAACTGGACCTGATCTTGCGGGCCCGGCTCCCAGCCTACATGGTCCCAAGGACGATCACGGTTCTAGACAAGATTCCCCTAAACGACAATGGTAAGGTCGATCGCCGAGCGCTCCGGGCGATCATGGCAAGCCAGGCAGCAGGGCGGGAGCTAGCTACGCAGCCTGTCTCACAAGCCGAGGGCCAGATACGCGACATTTGGGGAGAGGTCCTAGGTATTGAACCAGCCACAATTGCGCCGAGCGACAGCTTTTTCAAGATCGGCGGCAACTCCATCACTGCCATGAAATTGGTTGGGCTGGCTCGCAAGGCGGGAGTTGAGCTGAGTGTGCGACACCTGCTTCAGCATCCCAGGCTACAAGATCTCGTTCGGGCGGTGGCGTAG
- a CDS encoding hypothetical protein (EggNog:ENOG41~antiSMASH:Cluster_7.1): MSATSAVIIALCVDETRQERESVSYADDLATPSGLEWASIRDLVRAPGVGAMLCTFVHVMLIGSAFMAVGSLTLYTGIAMYMAVQGAAEAVWLLVLFPPLHRRFGTRGIIFAGVVAFPLFFAGYIVMNAFLRNGSPVAFMSYQAVLGAMAFLGPGVFMVITAVQLGLQEVAPSPRTLGTLNAIAESASSLVRAVVPAISTIIFAIGVRDQIMDGYLVWVILILLGGSLAFSVTQLPTSRKL; encoded by the exons ATGAGTGCCACGAGTGCAGTCATCATCGCATTATGCGtcgacgagacgagacaagaAAGGGAGTCCGTTTCGTACGCCGACGATCTTGCCACTCCATCAGGTCTTGAATGGGCTTCCATACGAGATCTGGTCAGGGCCCCGGGCGTTGGAGCTATGCTCTGCACCTTTGTCCACGTCATGCTGATTGGGTCCGCTTTCATGGCTGTCGGGAGTCTTACTCTATATACAGGA ATTGCCATGTACATGGCGGTGCAAGGTGCTGCCGAGGCTGTCTGGCTCTTGGTTCTATTTCCTCCTCTGCACCGTCGATTTGGCACCCGAGGTATCATCTTTGCCGGTGTCGTCGCATTTCCCCTCTTCTTTGCCGGCTATATCGTAATGAACGCCTTCCTTCGCAATGGAAGTCCAGTGGCCTTTATGTCTTATCAAGCTGTATTGGGCGCAATGGCATTCCTAGGACCTGGTGTCTTCATGGTCATTACGGCAGTGCAGCTAGGACTTCAAGAAGTAGCGCCTAGCCCGCGCACATTGGGGACTCTTAATGCAATTGCGGAATCAGCTTCTAGTCTTGTTCGGGCTGTGGTTCCAGCGATTAGTACAATAATCTTTGCAATTGGTGTCCGTGATCAGATCATGGACGGCTATCTTGTCTGGGTCATCCTGATTCTGCTCGGTGGTTCTCTTGCTTTTAGTGTTACACAGCTTCCAACAAGCAGAAAGCTATAG
- a CDS encoding hypothetical protein (antiSMASH:Cluster_7.1~SMCOG1034:cytochrome P450) codes for MALNVTLLNYSLTTLLFGGITALLAATIIWLVFSELTSPLRSYPGPFLARWTNLWRLYQVRTQKYQWTIKDLHEKYGPVVRIGPNLLDLDHPELIKTIYSTDGKWCKTEFYHNSSAVINGKITYHLFSTTDQAAHARLKRPIVKYYSMSNILNLESHVDTVISDFCDHLETRFMDKQSQEKKFDFGQWIAFYTWDMISSATFSQRFGYMEKAYDFDGTIHTADQVTDYFAMVGQMPFLDYLLDKNPIKRIGPPNLGNVTRISVEKMMSRVDKLDEIDRKPAEELDFLDHFLSAMKKTPDLVDTSVITGYLQVNMLAGADTTAITLRAIFNFLLENPRTMIRLKEELLSLDYNGTKEKIVSYKSARAVPYLDAVIRESMRMHPGVGMLLERYVPDTGLQLPDGSFVPGGTAVGLNPYVIGRNKGIWGDDADEFRPERWLPKTGEGDEAFQQRLRQMNGADLTFGGGSRICIGRNLALLEIYKVVATLVSRYEILSVPGQKMKIISTWFPRQSGLICQLRKR; via the exons ATGGCCCTCAACGTTACCTTACTCAACTACTCACTGACGACATTGTTGTTCGGGGGAATCACTGCTCTGCTTGCAGCTACCATCATTTGGTTGGTGTTTTCGGAACTCACATCTCCCCTGCGTAGCTACCCTGGACCCTTTCTTGCCC GGTGGACCAATCTCTGGCGTTTGTATCAAGTCCGAACCCAGAAATATCAATGGACTATCAAGGATCTGCATGAGAAGTATGGCCCAGTTGTTCGGATTGGTCCCAACCTGCTTGACTTGGATCATCCCGAGTTGATCAAAACAATCTACAGCACTGACGGGAAATGGTGCAAG ACCGAGTTCTACCACAACAGCAGTGCGGTTATTAATGGCAAAATTACATATCACTTATTCAGCACAACCGACCAAGCAGCTCATGCCCGGCTGAAGCGACCGATTGTGAAATACTATTCGATGAGCAACATCTTGAACCTCGAATCCCATGTTGATACGGTCATCAGCGACTTTTGCGACCATTTAGAAACAAGATTCATGGACAAGCAGAGCCAAGAGAAAAAATTCGATTTTGGACAGTGGATTGCTTTTT ATACTTGGGATATGATTAGCTCTGCCACTTTCAGCCAACGCTTTGGATATATGGAAAAAGCCTATGATTTTGACGGTACGATTCATACCGCTGACCAAGTTACCGACTACTTCGCAATGGTTGGCCAAATGCCGTTCTTGGATTATCTTCTGGATAAAAACCCCATTAAACGCATCGGACCGCCGAACCTCGGCAACGTTACGCGCATTTCGGTTGAGAAAATGATGTCTCGCGTAGACAAGCTAGATGAGATCGACCGCAAGCCAGCAGAGGAACTCGATTTCCTGGACCATTTCCTGAGTGCCATGAAGAAGACTCCCGATCTAGTTGATACCAGCGTCATTACGGGTTATCTCCAGGTCAATATGCTGGCTGGCGCTGATACGACGGCAATCACCCTTCGTGCGATCTTCAACTTTTTGCTGGAGAATCCGCGCACCATGATCAGACTCAAAGAAGAGCTACTTTCGCTGGACTATAATGGAACAAAGGAAAAGATAGTGTCCTACAAGTCTGCACGCGCGGTGCCCTACCTCGATGCCGTCATCCGCGAATCCATGAGGATGCATCCTGGGGTCGGCATGCTTCTGGAACGCTACGTGCCTGACACTGGTTTACAATTACCCGATGGCAGCTTTGTACCCGGCGGAACAGCAGTTGGACTAAATCCTTATGTCATCGGCCGGAACAAGGGTATTTGGGgcgatgatgccgatgaaTTCCGTCCTGAGCGATGGTTGCCAAAGACCGGCGAGGGTGACGAAGCCTTTCAGCAGCGCCTTCGCCAGATGAACGGTGCTGATTTGACTTTTGGTGGAGGATCAAGAATTTGCATCGGTAGGAATCTCGCCCTCCTTGAGATATACAAGGTGGTTGCTACTTTGGTGTCTCGATATGAGATTCTAAGTGTGCCTGGACaaaagatgaagatcatctcAACATGGTTTCCGCGCCAGTCTGGCCTTATTTGCCAGTTGCGCAAGCGATAG
- a CDS encoding hypothetical protein (antiSMASH:Cluster_7.1): MKSPRTIKQLSKKGEAAAASIEETTGRKGVDDVWELDLSKSESIQTFANRVDTLDRLDVIMANAGIMTKTFTRVEGNESQITVNVINTMLLSLMVLPAPRASAIKYKKPGVLSFTGSFVHYVAGYSERNAPSIFEELADEDKATMTGRYNVSKMMELLAVRELASKVSESKKESQVIVSVVNSGWVKTNMGNGEKSGLFAAFGRRYIARETEVGSRTLVHAAEGDPETHGQYLSDCKIGEVSSFVSSDAGAEAQKKVWRELSDILERVKPGIISVSEIGIKV, translated from the exons ATGAAATCACCAAGGACTATCAAGCAGCTATCAAA AAAGGGCGAGGCGGCAGCAGCTTCGATCGAGGAAACCACCGGCCGCAAGGGCGTCGATGACGTATGGGAGCTGGACCTGTCTAAGTCTGAGTCGATCCAGACATTCGCCAACCGAGTCGACACGCTCGACCGACTGGATGTCATTATGGCAAATGCTGGCATTATGACCAAGACCTTCACTCGGGTCGAGGGTAATGAGAGCCAGATTACGGTCAACGTCATCAACACGATGCTTCTCAGTCTCATGGTACTTCCTGCACCGAGGGCCTCGGCAATCAAGTACAAAAAGCCTGGCGTACTATCTTTCACTGGTTCCTTTGTACACTATGTCGCTGGATACTCAGAGCGCAACGCTCCCAGCATCTTTGAGGAACTAGCGGATGAGGACAAGGCGACCATGACAGGCCG ATACAACGTctccaagatgatggagctTCTTGCAGTTCGCGAGCTCGCCTCCAAGGTCTCCGaatcaaagaaagaaagccAGGTGATTGTATCTGTCGTCAATTCAGGCTGGGTAAAGACAAACATGGGCAATGGCGAAAAGTCAGGACTGTTTGCAGCCTTTGGCCGACGGTATATCGCAAGGGAGACGGAAGTTGGGAGCCGTACTCTGGTTCATGCAGCCGAGGGGGATCCGGAGACTCATGGGCAGTATCTTTCCGACTGCAAGATTGGAGA AGTCTCAAGTTTTGTGTCGAGTGATGCAGGTGCCGAAGCACAGAAGAAGGTTTGGAGGGAGCTGTCTGATATATTAGAGCGAGTCAAGCCAGGTATCATTTCCGTATCCGAAATTGGGATCAAGGTGTAG
- a CDS encoding hypothetical protein (EggNog:ENOG41~SMCOG1017:aldehyde dehydrogenase~antiSMASH:Cluster_7.1), protein MAAMTRDTLGGPINVTGAMEPGFAVEALRYFSGWTDKLSGETFPEEDVFFKLVRQEPLGVVSGIIPWNAPIGSACAKAAPALSTGNCFILKLSEKTPFADLAMGSLAKAAEFPPGVLQVLSGDGSTGAIIANHMRLRKVSFTGSTATGKEIQEMAAQSDLKRVTLELGGKGPALVFGDAKIKNTVTWSLVEEKTKLVGDPDDPNSFVGPVVDESQFNRAMGFIKRGNSQGTVLVGGNRVHDKGCYVASTVFTDVAEDAEIIRQEILVQWL, encoded by the exons ATGGCGGCCATGACTCGTGACACTCTGGGCGGCCCTATCAATGTGACTGGGGCAATGGAGCCTGGGTTCGCGGTAGAGGCTCTCCGCTATTTTTCCGGCTGGACTGACAAGCTATCTGGTGAGACATTCCCAGAGGAGGACGTATTCTTCAAGCTTGTGCGGCAAGAACCCCTCGGGGTGGTATCAGGCATCATCCCGTGGAACGCGCCGATTGGGAGTGCATGTGCCAAGGCAGCGCCAGCGCTGTCAACTGGCAACTGCTTCATCCTTAAGCTGTCCGAGAAGACACCCTTTGCTGATCTTGCAATGGGGAGTCTGGCCAAGGCGGCCGAGTTCCCGCCTGGCGTATTGCAGGTCCTCTCGGGCGATGGTAGCACCGGAGCCATTATTGCGAACCACATGCGTCTCCGGAAGGTCTCGTTCACTGGCTCAACTGCAACAGGCAAGGAGATACAGGAAATGGCCGCCCAGTCTGACCTGAAGCGTGTGACGCTCGAACTAGGTGGCAAAGGTCCGGCCCTCGTGTTTGGCGATgcaaaaattaaaaatactgTTACCTG GTCTCTGGTGGAGGAAAAGACCAAGCTCGTCGGTGATCCTGATGACCCTAATTCCTTTGTTGGTCCTGTTGTCGATGAGTCCCAGTTCAACCGCGCAATGGGCTTCATAAAGCGTGGCAATAGTCAAGGAACAGTCCTGGTCGGCGGGAACAGGGTACATGATAAG GGATGCTATGTTGCTTCCACCGTCTTCACTGATGTGGCCGAGGATGCTGAGATCATTCGCCAAGAGATTTTGGTCCAGTGGCTGTAA
- a CDS encoding hypothetical protein (EggNog:ENOG41~antiSMASH:Cluster_7.1) — protein MGAVTVSPEFGRRMGYTNDKDEVIKPMLQGGIAAVYYLGSLFAAFWAGSFSDNYGRIKGMWMACFWCIAGVILQASAVNLSHMLCARFVAGMGVAFILVIAPMWTAELSAASHRGKQVALTFFANFSGIALAAWIGFGTSFAELAGGQFRWRFEISFKSSL, from the exons ATGGGCGCTGTGACTGTTTCACCCGAGTTCGGGCGACGTATGGGATACACGAACGATAAGGACGAAGTCATCAAACCCATGCTCCAGGGCGGGATTGCCGCCGTATACTATCT TGGCTCTCTTTTCGCAGCCTTTTGGGCTGGCAGCTTCTCTGACAACTACGGTCGTATCAAGGGTATGTGGATGGCATGCTTCTGGTGTATAGCCGGGGTTATCCTACAAGCCTCTGCTGTCAACCTTTCACACATGCTTTGTGCACGATTCGTCGCTGGCATGGGTGTGGCCTTCATCCTTGTCATTGCGCCTATGTGGACGGCCGAGCTTTCTGCTGCATCACACAGAGGCAAGCAGGTCGCTCTAACATTCTTCGCCAACTTCTCTGGCATCGCCCTCGCGGCGTGGATCGGTTTTGGCACATCCTTCGCTGAGCTAGCTGGTGGACAGTTTCGCTGGCGGTTTGAGATTTCATTCAAGTCATCCCTGTAG